The following are from one region of the Hemitrygon akajei chromosome 6, sHemAka1.3, whole genome shotgun sequence genome:
- the LOC140729053 gene encoding ciliary microtubule inner protein 2B-like translates to MPFPLPLKRENAFSTFDPNFMPGYGGYVPKLQSRLGETYGNATLELLSYEPGQPKSPYLILTQTKPLYNPQVPRHLLNRTYGHPEITTYAGQVQKINIKNGYFYPRDGKYYFALKNYVYDNNPETTSASQTIEELRKIERMTCKRGDMIAPWRKSQPSLSVASEDIKPPSNCNFLPLVCEPSFDPCLSDRMDLSQTLEKMPAEQHSRIIYKSNSALISGYGGFVPGQQFVTGKSWGRSTFNVLGQGEKSSTDSPCPTT, encoded by the exons atATGGAGGATATGTCCCGAAGTTACAGAGTCGCCTGGGGGAGACTTACGGAAACGCCACTCTTGAGCTGTTGTCATATGAACCCGGGCAGCCCAAGTCACCATATTTAATTCTAACCCAGACAAAGCCATTGTACAATCCCCAAGTCCCAAGACATCTGCTCAATAGGACATATGGCCATCCAGAAATTACCACGTATGCAGGACAGGTGCAGAAGATAAACATCAAAAACG GCTACTTCTATCCCAGGGATGGTAAATATTATTTTGCCTTAAAGAATTATGTTTATGACAATAATCCTGAAACAACCAGTGCTAGTCAGACAATTGAAGAGCtgagaaagattgaaagaatgacATGCAAAAGGGGTGATATGATTGCACCGTGGAGAAAATCACAGCCTTCACTTTCTGTG GCATCGGAAGATATTAAACCACCAAGTAACTGCAATTTCTTACCCCTGGTATGTGAGCCATCTTTTGATCCATGTCTCTCAGACAGAATGGATCTATCCCAAACCCTAGAGAAAATGCCAGCAGAGCAGCACAGCAGGATTATTTATAAAAGTAACTCTGCACTCATTTCCGGTTACGGTGGGTTTGTGCCAG GTCAGCAGTTTGTAACTGGTAAGAGCTGGGGCCGCAGCACCTTTAATGTTCTGGGACAAGGAGagaagagttccacagattcaccatgcccTACAACTTAG